A region of Cucumis melo cultivar AY chromosome 2, USDA_Cmelo_AY_1.0, whole genome shotgun sequence DNA encodes the following proteins:
- the LOC127148280 gene encoding uncharacterized protein LOC127148280 encodes MNSSIVQLLAFEKLNGDNYAAWKSNLNTILVVDDLRFVLTEECPQTPSSNASQTSRKAYDRWIKANEKARVYILASMSDVLAKKHESLATAKEIMNSLKGMFGQPKWSLRHETIKYIYTKRMKEGTSIKEHVLDMMMHFNIFEVNGGAIDEANQVSFILE; translated from the coding sequence atgaatagctcgatagttcaattgttagctttcgaaaaacttaacggcgataactatgcggcatggaaatcaaatcttaacacaatactagtggttgatgatttaagatttgttttaactgaggaatgtcctcaaaccccttCCTCAAATGCTAGCCAAACTAGTCggaaagcatatgatcgatggataaaagcaaatgaaaaagcccgtgtctacatccttgctagcatgtctgatgttttagcaaagaaacatgaatccttagccacagCTAAAGAGATCATGAATTCCTTAAAAGGAATGTTTGGACAACCAAAATGGTCCTTAAGACACGAGACAAtaaaatacatttacactaagcgtatgaaggaggggacctctattaaagaacatgtcctggacatgatgatgcattTCAACATTTTTGAGGTAAATGGTGGTGCcatcgatgaggctaatcaggttagttttatcttagag